Proteins found in one Miscanthus floridulus cultivar M001 chromosome 4, ASM1932011v1, whole genome shotgun sequence genomic segment:
- the LOC136551961 gene encoding coatomer subunit zeta-2 gives MADFSKESCPSVKNILLLDSEGKRVAVKYFSDDWPTNASKLAYEKSVFTKTLKTNARTEAEITLFDGYIVVYKFVHDLHFFVTAGDDENELILASVLHGFSDSVGLLLRGDVEKRTALENLDLILLCIDEIIDGGIILETDANTIAGKVATNAVDGSVPFSEQTISQALATAREHLARSLLK, from the exons ATGGCGGATTTCTCCAAG GAATCTTGCCCTTCTGTGAAGAACATTTTGCTTCTGGATTCTGAAGGAAAGCGTGTTGCTGTAAAGTATTTCTCAGATGATTGGCCGACTAATGCATCAAAGTTAGCCTACGAAAAATCTGTTTTTACTAAAACTCTGAAGACAAATGCACGGACAGAAG CTGAGATAACATTGTTTGATGGTTATATTGTCGTTTACAAGTTTGTACATGACCTTCACTTTTTTGTCACCGCTGGAGATGATGAGAATGAACTAATCTTAGCAAGTGTACTACATGGTTTTTCTGATTCTGTTGGTCTTCTACTCAG GGGTGATGTTGAGAAGCGGACTGCGCTTGAGAACTTGGATTTGATACTTCTCTGCATCGATGAAATCATAGATGGGGG AATCATCCTGGAAACAGACGCAAATACCATTGCTGGGAAGGTCGCAACCAATGCTGTTGATGGTTCTGTGCCCTTTTCTGAGCAG ACGATATCTCAGGCCCTAGCCACAGCTAGGGAGCACCTTGCAAGATCTCTACTGAAATGA